In one window of Camelina sativa cultivar DH55 chromosome 15, Cs, whole genome shotgun sequence DNA:
- the LOC104744502 gene encoding uncharacterized protein LOC104744502 has translation MGRNIGSAFRQELFNLDKDLDSHKTAMSNLRSIVKDLEDVKMIHVFVDQLSQVKEIGSESGGYTVSLFEDLARAHGVKIAPHVETIMPAIIRTLSFSEGSLRVQQACSKAVAAMARFGIDPTTPGDKKTNVVHSLCKPLSDSLIDSQHQQHLALGSALCLKSLVDCDNWRSASSEMVNNVCQSLAVALEATSSEANSHMALVMALAKHNPFTVEAYARLLVKSGLRILDLGVVEDDSQKRLLAIQMLNFLMKNLNPKSVFSELELICQEIEKHQKDEVHYVKMAAYETMRQAEILIAEADPMFDAENCKPRNSLSGSIKSTPSLGAHDGSVYSRHDGSCVNDQDDDDVLFSGVGSGRTAVSGSPLVAYRENNQETDSVIESPRYGNQIQCFGVEDENIESVWFHQRNRSSEFNESVCSRTNRSRSSRRSTKKRQSGDLCSKHHRHGFTQDPFSELLDNREQLQQYSESSSSSSIYDTSGTTSPTNTTEDIYEKPKSDLDSEAKLKTGETDIDPRLGRSKRVLKLGLGVFSIAVAGFASFMWKHLQDEMMPHLVPT, from the exons ATGGGTAGAAATATCGGTTCGGCGTTTAGACAAGAGTTGTTTAATCTTGATAAAGATCTAGATTCACACAAGACTGCAATGAGCAATCTGAGATCGATTGTGAAAGATTTGGAGGATGTAAAGATGATTCATGTCTTTGTTGATCAACTTTCTCAAGTCAAAGAGATTGGTTCTGAATCTGGTGGCTACACGGTTTCTCTCTTTGAAGACCTTGCTCGTGCTCATGGAGTCAAAATCGCTCCTCATGTTGAAACTATCATGCCAGCGATCATAAGGACTTTGAGTTTCAGTGAAGGGTCTTTACGTGTTCAACAGGCTTGCTCTAAGGCTGTAGCTGCTATGGCTAGATTTGGAATTGATCCTACTACACCTGGAGATAAGAAAACGAATGTGGTTCACTCTCTTTGTAAGCCACTCTCTGATTCTCTTATAGATTCGCAACATCAGCAGCATCTTGCTTTGGGATCTGCTCTTTGCTTGAAGTCACTTGTAGATTGTGATAATTGGCGATCTGCGTCTAGTGAAATGGTTAATAATGTTTGTCAGAGCTTAGCTGTTGCACTTGAAGCCACCTCAAGTGAAGCTAACTCTCATATGGCACTTGTTATGGCACTTGCCAAACACAATCCTTTTACTGTGGAGGCGTATGCAAGGCTTTTGGTGAAGTCGGGTTTGAGGATTCTGGATTTAGGTGTTGTTGAAGATGATTCTCAGAAACGGCTTTTAGCTATACAGATGCTCAACTTTCTGATGAAGAATTTGAATCCCAAGAGTGTTTTTTCTGAGCTAGAGCTTATATGTCAAGAGATAGAGAAACACCAAAAAGATGAGGTGCATTATGTCAAAATGGCAGCTTATGAAACCATGAGACAAGCAGAGATATTAATAGCTGAGGCAGATCCAATGTTTGATGCAGAGAACTGCAAGCCCCGAAACTCGCTCAGTGGATCAATCAAGTCTACACCAAGTCTTGGAGCACATGATGGGAGTGTTTATAGTAGACATGATGGGAGTTGTGTAAACGATCAAGACGATGATGATGTTCTGTTTTCTGGTGTAGGCAGTGGAAGAACTGCTGTTTCAGGCTCTCCTTTGGTGGCTTACAGAGAGAATAACCAAGAAACTGATTCTGTAATCGAGAGTCCAAGATATGGAAATCAG ATTCAATGTTTTGGTGTTGAAGATGAGAATATTGAGTCAGTTTGGTTCCATCAGCGGAACAGAAGCTCTGAGTTTAATGAATCTGTGTGCTCTAGGACCAACCGGTCAAGAAGTTCCAGACGAAGCACCAAGAAGAGACAATCAGGAGACCTCTGTTCAAAACATCACAGGCATGGTTTCACACAAGATCCATTCTCTGAGTTACTAGACAACAGAGAGCAGCTGCAACAGTACAGTGaaagctcatcatcatcatcaatatatGATACGTCTGGCACTACTAGTCCAACCAACACAACAGAAGATATCTATGAGAAACCGAAGTCAGATCTGGATTCTGAGGCCAAACTTAAGACAGGGGAGACTGATATAGACCCACGTCTTGGACGGAGCAAGCGTGTGTTAAAATTGGGGCTGGGTGTCTTCTCTATTGCAGTTGCAGGGTTTGCTTCTTTCATGTGGAAGCATCTCCAGGATGAAATGATGCCTCATCTTGTTCCGACTTAA
- the LOC104744503 gene encoding short-chain type dehydrogenase/reductase-like, with protein MATQPPLPLAGRVAIVTGSSRGIGRAIAIHLAELGARIVINYTSKAADAERAAAEINAFPVREEITGKGPRAIVVQANVSEPNQVKSMFDAAETAFESPVHILVNSAGILDPNHPTIANTSVEDFDRIFSVNTRGAFLCSKEAANRLKKGGGGRIILVSSSTTRSLRLGYGTYAASKAAVETMVKILAKELKGTGITANCVAPGPIATEMFYDGKSPELVEKIAGECPFGRIGEAKDVVPLVGFLAGDGGEWVNGQIIPVNGGYV; from the exons ATGGCTACACAACCACCACTTCCACTCGCCGGAAGAGTCGCCATTGTCACCGGCTCATCCCGTGGAATTGGCCGAGCTATAGCTATCCACCTAGCTGAACTCGGTGCGAGGATTGTCATCAACTACACATCTAAAGCCGCAGACGCCGAGCGTGCCGCGGCTGAGATCAACGCTTTCCCAGTTAGAGAAGAAATCACAGGAAAGGGACCAAGAGCCATTGTGGTTCAAGCCAATGTCTCTGAACCAAACCAGGTGAAATCGATGTTCGATGCGGCTGAGACCGCCTTTGAATCGCCGGTTCACATTCTGGTTAACTCCGCTGGGATTCTCGATCCCAACCACCCTACGATTGCTAACACATCAGTTGAAGATTTCGATCGCATCTTCAG TGTCAATACAAGAGGAGCGTTTCTGTGTAGCAAGGAAGCTGCGAATAGGCTAAAGAAAGGAGGTGGTGGTCGGATCATACTTGTGTCATCTTCGACGACCCGATCCTTAAGACTTGGATATGGTACCTATGCAGCATCAAAAGCAGCTGTGGAAACTATGGTCAAGATTCTTGCGAAAGAGCTAAAAGGTACAGGAATCACTGCGAACTGTGTAGCTCCAGGACCTATAGCCACTGAGATGTTTTATGATGGAAAGAGTCCGGAGTTGGTTGAGAAGATAGCTGGAGAGTGTCCCTTTGGAAGGATTGGTGAAGCCAAAGACGTGGTGCCTCTTGTTGGATTTTTGGCTGGTGATGGTGGTGAATGGGTCAATGGTCAGATCATTCCTGTTAATGGTGGATATGTGTAA
- the LOC104744504 gene encoding strigolactone esterase D14-like: MSQHNILEALNVRVVGTGDRILFLAHGFGTDQSAWHLILPYFTQSYRVVLYDLVCAGSVNPDYFDFNRYTTLDPYVDDLLNIVDSLGIQNCAYVGHSVSAMIGIIASIRRPELFSKLILIGFSPRFLNDEDYHGGFEEGEIEKVFSAMEANYEAWVHGFAPLAVGADVPAAVREFSRTLFNMRPDISLFVSRTVFNSDLRGVLGLVRVPTCVIQTVKDVSVPASVAEYLRTHLGGDTTVEQLKTEGHLPHLSAPAQLAQFLRRALPR, from the coding sequence atgaGTCAACACAACATCTTAGAAGCTCTAAATGTTCGGGTCGTGGGTACGGGTGATCGGATCCTGTTTTTAGCCCATGGATTCGGTACAGACCAATCAGCATGGCACCTGATCCTTCCTTACTTCACCCAATCCTACAGAGTCGTCCTCTACGACTTAGTCTGCGCCGGCAGTGTCAACCCCGACTACTTCGACTTCAACCGCTACACGACTCTCGATCCTTACGTCGACGATCTCCTCAACATCGTCGATTCCCTCGGGATCCAGAACTGCGCTTACGTAGGCCACTCCGTCTCCGCTATGATCGGAATCATCGCTTCGATCCGTCGACCGGAGCTTTTCTCGAAGCTGATCCTGATCGGATTCTCTCCTAGGTTCCTCAACGACGAGGATTACCACGGAGGGtttgaagaaggagagatcgagAAAGTTTTCTCGGCTATGGAAGCTAACTACGAAGCTTGGGTTCACGGGTTTGCTCCACTCGCCGTTGGAGCTGATGTTCCCGCGGCGGTTAGAGAGTTTAGCAGGACTCTGTTTAATATGCGTCCGGATATATCTCTGTTCGTTTCGAGGACGGTGTTCAACAGCGATCTGAGAGGAGTCCTTGGGTTGGTTAGGGTTCCGACTTGCGTGATTCAGACGGTGAAGGATGTGTCAGTGCCGGCTTCGGTAGCGGAGTATTTGAGAACTCATCTAGGTGGAGATACGACTGTTGAGCAGCTTAAAACTGAAGGACATTTGCCGCATCTCAGTGCTCCGGCTCAGCTTGCTCAGTTTCTCCGGCGAGCTCTTCCTCGGTGA
- the LOC104744507 gene encoding short-chain type dehydrogenase/reductase-like, whose amino-acid sequence MAAASSVSSPTFCLAGRVAIVTGSSRGIGRAIAIHLAELGARIVVNYSTNSVEADKVAAAITSSCSKNDDSEDVAGKIPRVIVVKADISEPSQVKSLFDEAERVFESPVHILVNSAAIADPNHSSLSDTSVELFDRIISVNTRGAFLCAREAANRLKRGGGGRIILLSTTLVQSLHPHYGSYTASKAAVEAMAKILAKELKGTHITVNCVSPGAVATDMFFTGVSDEIVEKVKSLNLFGRLGETKDIAPVVGFLASDAAEWINGQVIIANGGCL is encoded by the exons ATGGCTGCTGCGTCGTCAGTTTCGTCTCCCACGTTTTGCCTCGCCGGCCGAGTCGCTATAGTCACGGGATCTTCTCGAGGTATAGGCCGTGCTATAGCTATCCACCTTGCCGAGCTTGGAGCTAGGATCGTTGTTAATTACTCCACTAACTCCGTCGAGGCCGACAAAGTCGCGGCGGCGATTACATCCAGCTGTTCGAAGAACGACGATTCAGAAGACGTCGCCGGTAAAATTCCACGTGTCATTGTGGTGAAGGCTGATATCTCGGAGCCGAGCCAGGTGAAGTCACTTTTCGATGAGGCAGAGCGTGTCTTCGAGTCGCCGGTTCATATCTTGGTTAACTCAGCTGCTATAGCCGATCCTAATCATTCCTCTCTCTCAGACACATCAGTTGAACTTTTTGATCGCATCATTAG TGTGAACACAAGAGGTGCGTTTCTTTGCGCTAGAGAAGCTGCGAACAGGCTAAAACGTGGAGGCGGTGGCCGGATCATCCTCCTCTCAACTACACTGGTCCAATCCTTACATCCACACTATGGCTCATACACGGCTTCAAAGGCAGCAGTAGAAGCCATGGCCAAGATTCTTGCCAAAGAGCTCAAAGGAACACATATTACAGTGAACTGTGTTTCTCCTGGAGCCGTTGCCACGGATATGTTTTTTACAGGAGTGAGCGATGAGATTGTAGAGAAAGTAAAGTCACTCAACTTATTTGGTAGGCTTGGTGAGACCAAAGACATCGCACCTGTTGTTGGGTTCTTAGCCAGTGACGCTGCTGAATGGATCAACGGTCAAGTCATCATTGCTAATGGTGGATGTCTCTAG
- the LOC104744509 gene encoding myb-related protein 2-like isoform X1, with the protein MYYQNQHQGKNILSSSRMHITTERNPFLRGNSPGESGLILSTDAKPRLKWTPDLHERFIEAVNQLGGADKATPKTIMKVMGIPGLTLYHLKSHLQKYRLSKNLNGQANSGLNKIGMMTMMEEKTPDVDEIQSENLSIGPQPNMNSPISEALQMQIEVQRRLHEQLEVQRHLQLRIEAQGKYLQSVLEKAQETLGRQNLGAAGIEAAKVQLSELVSKVSAEYPNSSFLEPKELQNLCPQQIQTTTYPPDCSLESCLTSSEGTQKTLENNRIGLRTYLGDSTSEQKENMEEEPLFQRMELTWTEGLRGNNNPYLSTMVSETEQRIPYSERSPGRLSIGVGLQGHKGHHHQQGNNEYTEERFKDKSEDHKFETRNHRKGTDSATELDLNTHVESYSTTTRTKQFDLNGFSWN; encoded by the exons ATGTATTACCAAAACCAGCACCAAGGAAAGAAcatcctctcttcttcaagaATGCATATAACCACTGAAAGGAATCCATTCCTCAGAGGGAACAGTCCAGGAGAATCTGGACTCATCCTTTCGACGGATGCAAAGCCACGCCTAAAATGGACTCCTGATCTTCATGAGAGATTCATAGAAGCAGTCAATCAACTCGGTGGAGCAGATA AAGCTACTCCTAAGACAATCATGAAAGTCATGGGTATTCCAGGCCTTACCTTATACCATCTCAAAAGTCATCTTCAG AAATACAGGCTGAGCAAGAATCTCAACGGACAAGCTAATAGTGGCTTGAACAAGATAG GTATGATGACCATGATGGAAGAAAAGACTCCTGATGTAGATGAAATTCAGAGTGAGAATCTAAGCATTGGACCACAGCCGAACAT GAACTCGCCAATAAGTGAAGCACTGCAAATGCAAATAGAGGTCCAAAGAAGGCTTCATGAGCAACTTGAG GTACAGCGACATTTGCAGCTCAGGATAGAGGCTCAAGGGAAGTACCTGCAATCGGTGTTGGAGAAAGCACAAGAGACTCTTGGAAGACAGAACCTGGGTGCAGCTGGAATCGAAGCTGCAAAAGTACAACTCTCGGAATTAGTATCTAAAGTATCAGCAGAGTATCCAAACTCAAGTTTCCTAGAACCAAAAGAACTCCAAAACCTTTGCCCGCAACAGATTCAAACAACCACCTATCCACCTGATTGCTCTCTTGAAAGTTGTCTGACCTCAAGCGAGGGAACGCAGAAAACGCTAGAGAACAACAGAATAGGACTAAGAACATATCTAGGTGATTCCACATCCGAGCAGAAAGAGAATATGGAAGAAGAACCATTGTTCCAACGAATGGAGCTCACATGGACAGAAGGTCTAAGAGGGAATAATAATCCATACCTTTCAACAATGGTTAgtgaaacagaacaaagaatCCCATATTCAGAGAGAAGTCCAGGTAGATTATCAATAGGAGTAGGATTGCAGGGACACaaaggtcatcatcatcagcaaggCAACAATGAGTATACAGAAGAAAGATTCAAAGACAAAAGTGAGGATCATAAGTTTGAAACACGAAACCACCGTAAAGGCACGGACTCAGCAACAGAGCTAGACCTCAACACACATGTTGAAAGCTATAGTACAACAACGCGTACAAAACAGTTCGACTTGAATGGTTTCAGCTGGAACTGA
- the LOC104744506 gene encoding glucan endo-1,3-beta-glucosidase 8-like, with protein MNHRQKQSPITNSTVVFVIFSSVCFFSGCVSGLGVNWGTMATHQLPPKTVVEMFKDNNIQKVKLFDADTNTMGALAGSGVEVMVAIPNDLLKAMGNFQRAKDWVQRNVSRFNFNNGVKIKYVAVGNEPFLTAYNGSFINLTYPALFNIQTALNEAGVGDFIKATVPLNADVYNSPPDNQVPSAGRFRSDIIQEMTQIVNFLAQNKAPFTVNIYPFLSLYLSSDFPFDYAFFDGQNTVNDNGVIYTNVFDASFDTLVASLNALNHGDMEVIVGEVGWPTDGDKNANIQNAERFYSGLLPRLSNNVGTPMRKGYIEVYLFGFIDEDAKSVAPGNFERHWGIFKFDGQPKFPFDFRGQGQKKFLTGARNVQYMLNQWCMFNPNGRGNMSKLGDNIDYACSLSDCTALGYGSSCGNLDANGNASYAFNMYFQVQNQEAQACDFEGLATITTRNISQGQCNFPIQIGEPSFGHYDYSYGSMVRLCLVMSGLVFLLLAQ; from the exons atgaatcatcgACAAAAACAGAGTCCCATAACTAACTCCACCGTTGTCTTTGTCATCTTTTCCTCCGTATGTTTTTTCTCCGGCTGCGTTTCTGGCTTGGGAGTAAACTGGGGAACAATGGCGACTCATCAGTTACCACCGAAGACGGTGGTGGAGATGTTTAAAGACAACAACATACAGAAAGTGAAGCTGTTCGATGCTGACACGAACACGATGGGTGCTCTCGCTGGCTCTGGCGTCGAAGTTATGGTGGCGATCCCTAATGATCTACTCAAAGCCATGGGAAACTTTCAAAGAGCTAAAGATTGGGTCCAACGAAACGTTTCTCGATTCAACTTTAACAACGGCGTTAAGATCAA ATATGTTGCCGTAGGGAACGAGCCGTTCTTGACGGCATACAACGGATCATTCATAAACCTAACGTACCCAGCACTCTTCAACATCCAGACCGCTTTAAACGAAGCCGGAGTCGGTGATTTCATCAAAGCCACCGTTCCTTTAAACGCGGACGTTTACAACTCTCCTCCAGACAACCAAGTCCCATCCGCCGGAAGATTCCGTTCCGACATCATCCAAGAAATGACACAAATCGTTAACTTCCTCGCGCAGAACAAAGCTCCTTTCACCGTCAACATTTACCCTTTCCTCAGTCTCTACTTAAGCAGTGACTTCCCTTTCGACTACGCTTTCTTTGACGGCCAAAACACCGTTAACGATAACGGTGTTATCTACACGAACGTCTTCGACGCTAGTTTCGACACGCTTGTAGCTTCTTTGAACGCGTTGAATCACGGCGACATGGAAGTGATCGTTGGAGAAGTTGGTTGGCCTACGGATGGAGACAAGAACGCAAACATTCAAAACGCGGAACGGTTTTATTCCGGTTTGCTTCCGCGGTTGTCGAACAACGTAGGAACTCCTATGCGTAAAGGTTACATTGAGGTTTATCTTTTCGGATTTATCGATGAAGATGCAAAAAGTGTAGCGCCCGGAAACTTCGAACGTCATTGGGGGATATTCAAATTCGATGGCCAACCGAAGTTCCCGTTTGATTTTAGGGGACAAGGGCAGAAAAAGTTCTTAACCGGAGCTAGAAACGTTCAGTACATGCTAAACCAGTGGTGTATGTTTAATCCTAATGGTCGTGGCAATATGAGTAAGCTCGGAGATAATATAGACTACGCTTGTTCGCTTTCGGACTGTACCGCTTTAGGTTACGGATCATCTTGTGGCAATCTTGATGCGAATGGAAATGCGTCTTATGCGTTTAACATGTATTTCCAAGTGCAAAATCAAGAAGCTCAAGCTTGCGATTTTGAAGGGCTAGCGACGATCACTACTAGGAATATATCTCAAGGACAATGTAATTTCCCGATTCAGATCGGAGAGCCATCGTTTGGTCATTATGATTATAGCTATGGTTCGATGGTTAGGTTATGTTTGGTGATGAGTGGTTTGGTGTTTCTTCTCCTAGCACAAtga
- the LOC104744508 gene encoding uncharacterized protein LOC104744508, whose amino-acid sequence MMKGSKANLSALAEKCKTVIGSNWQGYLNTIKPEDKASIIHTSKIKYVMRRGKPYLWVPETEPHNVNIMFDERGSFSISHPYPGPLAAFFKSLGKLPDRVAFTGEIVPVKEKRVEAVNKYVEEAIQLEEKAISESPNSVRSILNSCDQMYASRCESLRALVCDAKEKYVIYKFVPSSCMFIDPNGATKEIDLKVLELSKADPLGIWSTKLVDGINKNESRRRALILFCLYYLDINARDAYMVSMDKKGFKLLGKVPSEEEAGDEYQWREFRFEFEEEVKDVEAFCHQLVEMEQEVVSKFTDHTGL is encoded by the exons ATGATGAAAGGAAGCAAGGCGAATCTCTCTGCACTTGCCGAGAAATGCAAA ACTGTAATCGGTTCGAACTGGCAAGGATACCTAAATACCATCAAACCTGAAGATAAAGCTAG TATAATACATACTTCAAAGATTAAATACGTGATGAGACGAGGAAAGCCCTATCTCTGGGTACCAGAAACTGAACCGCACAATGTT AACATAATGTTCGATGAACGTGGATCCTTTTCTATTTCCCATCCGTATCCTGGTCCCCTTGCAGCTTTTTTCAAGTCTTTAGGAAAG CTTCCAGACCGGGTTGCTTTTACTGGAGAGATTGTCCCTgttaaagagaaaagg GTTGAGGCGGTGAATAAATATGTTGAGGAAGCTATACAATTAGAGGAGAAAGCGATTAGTGAGAGTCCAAATTCTGTTCGTAGTATCTTGAATTCTTGTGATCAGATGTATGCCTCCCGGTGTGAGAGTCTTAGAGCCCTGGTCTGtgatgcaaaagaaaaatacgTTATTTATAAGTTCGTTCCAAg CTCATGTATGTTTATTGACCCAAATGGTGCCACGAAAGAAATAGACTTAAAGGTTTTGGAACTGTCAAAAGCTGATCCATTAG GGATTTGGTCTACAAAACTTGTGGATGGAATCAACAAGAACGAATCAAGAAGACGGGCTTTGATTCTTTTCTGTCTATACTATCTCGATATAAACGCAAGG GATGCTTATATGGTATCAATGGATAAGAAAGGTTTCAAGTTGTTGGGGAAGGTACCGAGTGAAGAAGAGGCTGGAGATGAGTATCAATGGAGAGAGTTTAGGTTTGAGTTTGAAGAAGAGGTGAAAGACGTTGAAGCTTTTTGCCACCAACTTGTGGAAATGGAACAAGAGGTTGTGAGCAAGTTCACTGACCATACCGGTCTGTGA
- the LOC104744509 gene encoding myb-related protein 2-like isoform X2 gives MYYQNQHQGKNILSSSRMHITTERNPFLRGNSPGESGLILSTDAKPRLKWTPDLHERFIEAVNQLGGADKATPKTIMKVMGIPGLTLYHLKSHLQKYRLSKNLNGQANSGLNKIGMMTMMEEKTPDVDEIQSENLSIGPQPNMNSPISEALQMQIEVQRRLHEQLELRIEAQGKYLQSVLEKAQETLGRQNLGAAGIEAAKVQLSELVSKVSAEYPNSSFLEPKELQNLCPQQIQTTTYPPDCSLESCLTSSEGTQKTLENNRIGLRTYLGDSTSEQKENMEEEPLFQRMELTWTEGLRGNNNPYLSTMVSETEQRIPYSERSPGRLSIGVGLQGHKGHHHQQGNNEYTEERFKDKSEDHKFETRNHRKGTDSATELDLNTHVESYSTTTRTKQFDLNGFSWN, from the exons ATGTATTACCAAAACCAGCACCAAGGAAAGAAcatcctctcttcttcaagaATGCATATAACCACTGAAAGGAATCCATTCCTCAGAGGGAACAGTCCAGGAGAATCTGGACTCATCCTTTCGACGGATGCAAAGCCACGCCTAAAATGGACTCCTGATCTTCATGAGAGATTCATAGAAGCAGTCAATCAACTCGGTGGAGCAGATA AAGCTACTCCTAAGACAATCATGAAAGTCATGGGTATTCCAGGCCTTACCTTATACCATCTCAAAAGTCATCTTCAG AAATACAGGCTGAGCAAGAATCTCAACGGACAAGCTAATAGTGGCTTGAACAAGATAG GTATGATGACCATGATGGAAGAAAAGACTCCTGATGTAGATGAAATTCAGAGTGAGAATCTAAGCATTGGACCACAGCCGAACAT GAACTCGCCAATAAGTGAAGCACTGCAAATGCAAATAGAGGTCCAAAGAAGGCTTCATGAGCAACTTGAG CTCAGGATAGAGGCTCAAGGGAAGTACCTGCAATCGGTGTTGGAGAAAGCACAAGAGACTCTTGGAAGACAGAACCTGGGTGCAGCTGGAATCGAAGCTGCAAAAGTACAACTCTCGGAATTAGTATCTAAAGTATCAGCAGAGTATCCAAACTCAAGTTTCCTAGAACCAAAAGAACTCCAAAACCTTTGCCCGCAACAGATTCAAACAACCACCTATCCACCTGATTGCTCTCTTGAAAGTTGTCTGACCTCAAGCGAGGGAACGCAGAAAACGCTAGAGAACAACAGAATAGGACTAAGAACATATCTAGGTGATTCCACATCCGAGCAGAAAGAGAATATGGAAGAAGAACCATTGTTCCAACGAATGGAGCTCACATGGACAGAAGGTCTAAGAGGGAATAATAATCCATACCTTTCAACAATGGTTAgtgaaacagaacaaagaatCCCATATTCAGAGAGAAGTCCAGGTAGATTATCAATAGGAGTAGGATTGCAGGGACACaaaggtcatcatcatcagcaaggCAACAATGAGTATACAGAAGAAAGATTCAAAGACAAAAGTGAGGATCATAAGTTTGAAACACGAAACCACCGTAAAGGCACGGACTCAGCAACAGAGCTAGACCTCAACACACATGTTGAAAGCTATAGTACAACAACGCGTACAAAACAGTTCGACTTGAATGGTTTCAGCTGGAACTGA
- the LOC104744510 gene encoding probable pyruvate kinase, cytosolic isozyme: protein MEKLLGGQTNNGSLKSKTKIVCTLGPASRSVEMVEKLLRAGMNVARFNFSHGSHSYHQETLDNLRTAMENTCIPCAVMLDTKGPEIRTGFLKEGKPVELIQGQEITISTDYTMQGDSTTISMSYKKLAEDLKSGDVILCSDGTISLTVLSCDKSLGLVRCRCENSAVLGERKNANLPGIVVDLPTLTEKDQEDILQWGVPNKIDIIALSFVRKGSDLIEVRKLLGEHAKSIMLMSKVENQEGVMNFDKILENSDAFMVARGDLGMEIPIEKMFLAQKMMIQKANALGKPVVTATQMLESMTKSPRPTRAEATDVANAVIDGTDCVMLSGETAAGAHPETAVLTMSRICKEAEAFLDYDSMHKKIQEIVSLPLSPIESLAASAVSTARSLCAAAIVVLTKGGYTVELVAKYRPSVPILSVVVPEITRTDDFEWSCSESAAHVARRGLIYRGIVPVMATGASARSSNKDSTEETIRSAIEFSKKKGICKTGDSIVALHKIDGSSVVKILYVE, encoded by the exons ATGGAGAAGTTACTTGGAGGACAAACTAACAATGGATCCCTTAAGTCAAAGACGAAGATCGTCTGTACTCTCGGACCTGCTTCGAGATCTGTTGAGATGGTTGAGAAGCTTCTCAGAGCCGGCATGAACGTAGCCAGGTTCAATTTCTCACATGGTTCTCACTCGTATCATCAGGAAACCCTCGATAATCTCAGAACCGCCATGGAGAATACTTGTATTCCCTGTGCCGTCATGCTTGACACAAAG GGTCCTGAGATCCGAACCGGATTTCTCAAAGAAGGCAAACCGGTTGAGTTAATTCAAGGTCAAGAGATCACAATCTCTACAGATTACACCATGCAAGGAGATTCAACCACAATCTCCATGAGCTACAAGAAACTTGCAGAAGATCTCAAGTCTGGCGACGTGATTCTCTGTTCCGACGGCACAATCTCTCTTACCGTCTTGTCCTGTGACAAGAGTCTCGGTCTCGTTCGTTGCCGCTGTGAGAACTCTGCTGTTcttggagaaagaaagaacgCTAACCTCCCTGGTATCGTAGTTGATCTCCCAACACTCACGGAGAAGGATCAAGAGGATATTTTACAATGGGGAGTTCCCAATAAGATTGATATCATCGCTCTTTCCTTTGTTCGTAAAGGATCTGATCTTATCGAGGTCAGGAAATTGCTTGGAGAGCACGCCAAGAGCATCATGCTAATGTCAAAG GTGGAGAATCAAGAAGGAGTGATGAACTTTGACAAGATTCTGGAGAACTCTGATGCATTCATGGTGGCTAGAGGTGATTTGGGAATGGAGATTCCGATCGAGAAGATGTTTCTTGCTCAGAAGATGATGATTCAGAAGGCTAATGCTCTTGGCAAACCAGTTGTCACAGCTACACAGATGCTTGAGTCAATGACCAAATCTCCACGTCCCACTAGAGCCGAAGCCACCGATGTAGCTAACGCTGTTATTGACGGCACAGACTGTGTCATGCTAAGTGGAGAAACCGCCGCCGGAGCTCACCCTGAAACCGCCGTGCTTACAATGTCAAGGATCTGTAAGGAAGCAGAGGCCTTCCTTGACTACGACTCAATGCACAAGAAGATTCAAGAAATCGTTTCTTTGCCGTTATCTCCTATTGAGAGCCTAGCTGCGTCAGCTGTTTCGACTGCAAGGAGTCTATGTGCGGCTGCGATTGTGGTTCTCACCAAGGGAGGCTACACTGTGGAGCTTGTGGCGAAATACAGGCCAAGCGTTCCGATTCTATCTGTTGTTGTGCCGGAGATTACTCGTACCGATGATTTCGAGTGGTCGTGTTCTGAATCTGCAGCACATGTGGCTAGACGTGGTTTGATTTACCGTGGAATTGTTCCGGTTATGGCTACGGGAGCTTCAGCTAGGTCTTCTAACAAGGACTCGACGGAGGAGACGATTAGGTCCGCCATTGAATTCTCGAAGAAGAAGGGGATATGCAAGACGGGAGATTCAATTGTGGCGTTGCACAAGATCGATGGTTCCTCTGTTGTCAAGATTTTGTATGTGGAGTAG